From Salinicoccus roseus, one genomic window encodes:
- the gdpS gene encoding GGDEF domain-containing protein GdpS, with protein MLIDFVLNISITITGIYLFHRLQYLEDRRFIDSDIFQALLMTTLSVLLLMVPIHMYDMVFSLYFIPLLILVKYSVPYLIIVSVLIVFMFHHMIFNFDWQLYLIFFILYILIMMILPFLKFQKLKELTAASIIFTSLYVISIHIFVQPLTAFQMIVFILASTLVMFVAMMMYEDINAILRLLKRYEEEEYKDFLTQLGNVKALDNAVVELLEESDTLSMLLIDIDNFSLINDEHSHASGDALIRQMAHLLNNHAPTGGMLFRSSGEEFSMVIPDLSFDRTVRLAEAIRNSVERANFHISDTDTVHLTVSIGVGYQVVVPNTKGRLLKEADDMVHAAKKQGQNRVMFNPL; from the coding sequence ATGCTCATCGATTTCGTACTGAATATTTCAATCACCATCACCGGCATATACCTGTTCCACCGGCTCCAGTACCTGGAAGACCGCAGATTCATCGATTCGGACATCTTTCAGGCGCTGCTGATGACCACCCTGTCCGTACTGCTGCTGATGGTGCCGATACATATGTATGATATGGTCTTCAGCCTTTATTTCATTCCATTGCTGATTCTCGTCAAGTACAGCGTCCCCTACCTGATCATCGTTTCGGTGCTGATCGTCTTCATGTTCCACCATATGATATTCAACTTCGACTGGCAGCTCTACCTCATATTCTTCATCCTCTATATACTGATCATGATGATACTGCCTTTCCTGAAATTCCAGAAGTTGAAGGAGCTGACTGCAGCAAGCATCATCTTCACTTCACTCTATGTCATCAGCATCCACATCTTCGTACAGCCACTCACTGCGTTCCAGATGATCGTCTTCATCCTGGCGAGCACCCTCGTGATGTTCGTTGCAATGATGATGTACGAGGACATCAATGCAATCCTAAGGCTCCTTAAACGCTATGAGGAGGAGGAATATAAGGATTTCCTCACCCAGCTGGGAAATGTCAAGGCGCTGGACAACGCTGTCGTCGAACTTCTGGAGGAGAGTGATACACTCAGCATGCTGCTCATCGACATCGATAATTTCAGTCTGATCAATGATGAACACAGCCACGCTTCAGGGGATGCACTGATTAGACAGATGGCGCACCTTCTGAACAACCATGCCCCGACAGGCGGGATGCTATTCAGAAGCAGTGGAGAAGAGTTTTCCATGGTCATACCGGATCTATCCTTCGATAGGACGGTCAGGCTGGCCGAAGCAATCCGCAACAGCGTCGAGCGTGCAAACTTCCATATAAGCGATACGGACACGGTACACCTGACCGTATCGATTGGTGTCGGATACCAGGTTGTCGTCCCCAATACGAAGGGAAGGCTGCTCAAGGAAGCGGACGATATGGTACACGCTGCAAAAAAACAGGGGCAGAACCGCGTCATGTTCAATCCATTATAA